A genomic segment from Amycolatopsis camponoti encodes:
- a CDS encoding inositol monophosphatase family protein, which yields MSDVGVDESLLKSVAVQVATDAAELVREAWEGMARGRSVAVDTKSADTDVVTAVDHESEQLVRARLASLRPGEPVLGEEGGGAAGDGVTWVVDPIDGTVNFLYGLPWFAVSVAAQVGGESVAGAVVEPASGRVWSAARGQGAFLDGRRLAVSAPSRLELTLVGTGFAYSAERRTRQSRFAAELLGRVRDIRRNGAASLDLCAVAAGWLDAYVEHGLHRWDWAAGALIAAEAGARVRLPGSAPELGADATYAAAPSIADPLRKVLADCGAAEV from the coding sequence ATGTCGGACGTGGGAGTTGACGAGTCGTTGCTGAAAAGCGTCGCGGTGCAGGTCGCGACGGACGCCGCCGAGCTGGTCCGCGAGGCCTGGGAGGGGATGGCGCGGGGGCGCTCGGTGGCCGTGGACACGAAGTCCGCGGACACCGACGTCGTCACCGCCGTCGACCACGAGTCGGAGCAGCTGGTGCGCGCGCGGCTGGCCTCGCTGAGGCCCGGGGAGCCGGTGCTGGGCGAGGAGGGCGGCGGGGCCGCCGGCGACGGCGTGACCTGGGTCGTCGACCCCATCGACGGGACGGTCAACTTCCTCTACGGGCTGCCGTGGTTCGCCGTGTCGGTCGCGGCGCAGGTCGGCGGCGAGTCGGTGGCCGGCGCGGTGGTGGAGCCGGCGAGCGGCCGGGTCTGGTCGGCCGCGCGCGGGCAGGGCGCGTTCCTGGACGGCCGCCGGCTGGCGGTGTCGGCGCCTTCGAGGCTGGAGCTGACGTTGGTCGGGACCGGTTTCGCCTACTCGGCGGAGCGCCGGACGCGGCAGTCGCGGTTCGCGGCGGAGCTGCTGGGGCGGGTCCGGGACATCCGGCGCAACGGGGCGGCGTCGCTGGACCTGTGCGCGGTGGCGGCGGGCTGGCTCGACGCGTACGTGGAGCACGGGCTGCACCGCTGGGACTGGGCGGCGGGGGCGCTGATCGCGGCGGAGGCGGGCGCTCGGGTGCGCCTGCCGGGGTCGGCACCGGAGCTGGGCGCGGACGCGACGTACGCGGCGGCACCGTCGATCGCGGACCCGCTGCGGAAGGTCCTGGCGGACTGCGGGGCCGCCGAGGTCTGA
- the cei gene encoding envelope integrity protein Cei, with the protein MASGNGIGDRGARPYRKHKPLPALIVIGVLALGAIIVWINAAVGKGDVDEAVKCDPAASPPPGVTFSTLPHNALDDRAPVPPDKVAVKVLNASGSRGQGGITTTALKELGFTGAGEPANDPAYEGRAAKCRGQIRFGENGVTAARTLSLVVPCAELVQDNRKDASVDLVTGTLFGDLRPRAEARQVLTQLADWSKAHQGGGTNEQSAGAKAPVIDQTLLASARDVGC; encoded by the coding sequence GTGGCGTCGGGGAACGGCATCGGGGACCGTGGGGCGCGGCCGTATCGCAAGCACAAGCCGCTGCCCGCGCTGATCGTCATCGGTGTGCTCGCGCTGGGCGCGATCATCGTCTGGATCAACGCGGCCGTCGGCAAGGGCGACGTCGACGAGGCCGTGAAGTGCGACCCGGCCGCCAGCCCGCCGCCGGGCGTCACGTTCAGCACCCTCCCCCACAACGCCCTCGACGACCGCGCGCCGGTGCCGCCGGACAAGGTCGCGGTGAAGGTGCTCAACGCCTCCGGCTCCCGCGGCCAGGGCGGCATCACGACCACCGCGCTCAAGGAGCTGGGCTTCACCGGAGCGGGTGAGCCGGCCAACGACCCGGCCTACGAGGGCCGTGCGGCCAAGTGCCGCGGCCAGATCCGCTTCGGCGAGAACGGCGTCACGGCGGCCCGCACGCTCAGCCTCGTGGTCCCGTGCGCCGAGCTGGTCCAGGACAACCGCAAGGACGCGAGCGTCGACCTGGTCACGGGCACCCTCTTCGGCGACCTCCGGCCCCGCGCCGAGGCCCGCCAGGTCCTCACCCAGCTCGCCGACTGGTCCAAGGCCCACCAGGGCGGCGGCACGAACGAGCAGTCCGCGGGCGCGAAGGCCCCGGTCATCGACCAGACGCTGCTGGCATCGGCCCGCGACGTCGGCTGCTGA
- a CDS encoding DUF4193 domain-containing protein, which yields MATDYDAPRRSEADELAEDSLEELKARRNENQSGVVDVDEDATAENFELPGADLSGLSGEDMTVKVVPKQADEFTCSVCFLVHHRSRLAEESGGRLICRDCA from the coding sequence ATGGCTACCGACTACGACGCTCCGCGCCGCAGCGAAGCCGACGAGCTGGCCGAAGACTCGTTGGAGGAGCTCAAGGCCCGGCGGAACGAGAACCAGTCCGGCGTCGTCGACGTCGACGAGGACGCGACCGCCGAGAACTTCGAGCTGCCGGGTGCCGACCTTTCCGGGCTTTCCGGAGAGGACATGACCGTGAAGGTGGTGCCGAAGCAGGCGGACGAGTTCACCTGCTCCGTGTGCTTCCTGGTGCACCACCGCAGCCGGCTGGCCGAGGAGAGCGGTGGACGCCTGATCTGCCGCGACTGCGCCTGA
- a CDS encoding DUF3093 domain-containing protein: MGESAKTAASAAVRHSERLYVPWWGWPLPVLGAILLAAEVDMGYPGVRAWLPYVIALPVVVGLMLSLGRAKVRVTGGDEPELWVGDAHLPLRYAGTVEIFDKDAKRKALGRDGDPAAYVLHRGWVGPVVRITLTDPADPTPYWLFSTRHPERVADLVKGA; encoded by the coding sequence GTGGGTGAATCTGCGAAGACGGCCGCGAGTGCCGCGGTCCGGCACTCCGAACGGCTGTACGTGCCGTGGTGGGGCTGGCCGCTGCCGGTGCTGGGCGCGATCCTGCTGGCCGCCGAGGTCGACATGGGCTACCCGGGCGTCCGGGCGTGGCTGCCGTACGTGATCGCGCTGCCGGTCGTCGTCGGGCTGATGCTCTCGCTGGGCCGGGCGAAGGTCCGCGTCACCGGCGGTGACGAGCCGGAGCTGTGGGTGGGCGACGCGCACCTGCCGCTGCGCTACGCCGGCACGGTCGAGATCTTCGACAAGGACGCCAAGCGCAAGGCACTGGGCCGCGACGGGGACCCGGCCGCCTACGTGCTGCACCGCGGCTGGGTGGGCCCGGTGGTGCGGATCACGCTCACCGACCCCGCCGACCCGACGCCGTACTGGCTGTTCAGCACCCGGCACCCCGAGCGCGTCGCCGATCTGGTCAAGGGCGCCTGA